Proteins from a single region of Gorilla gorilla gorilla isolate KB3781 chromosome 16, NHGRI_mGorGor1-v2.1_pri, whole genome shotgun sequence:
- the RFX7 gene encoding DNA-binding protein RFX7: MAEEQQQPPPQQPDAHQQLPPSAPNSGVALPALVPGLPGTEASALQHKIKNSICKTVQSKVDCILQEVEKFTDLEKLYLYLQLPSGLSNGEKSDQNAMSSSRAQQMHAFSWIRNTLEEHPETSLPKQEVYDEYKSYCDNLGYHPLSAADFGKIMKNVFPNMKARRLGTRGKSKYCYSGLRKKAFVHMPTLPNLDFHKTGDGLEGAEPSGQLQNIDEEVISSACRLVCEWAQKVLSQPFDTVLELARFLVKSHYIGTKSMAALTVMAAAPAGMKGITQPSAFIPTAESNSFQPQVKTLPSPIDAKQQLQRKIQKKQQEQKLQSPLPGESAAKKSESATSNGVTNLPNGNPSILSPQPIGIVVAAVPSPIPVQRTRQLVTSPSPMSSSDGKVLPLNVQVVTQHMQSVKQAPKTPQNVPASPGGDRSARHRYPQILPKPANTSALTIRSPTTVLFTSSPIKTAVVPASHMSSLNVVKMTTISLTPSNSNTPLKHSASVSSAAGTTEESRSVPQIKNGSVVSLQSPGSRTSSAGGTSAVEVKVEPETSSDEHPVQCQENSDEAKAPQTPSALLGQKSNTDGALQKPSNEGVIEIKATKVCDQRTKCKSRCNEMLPGTSTGNNQSTITLSVASQNLTFTSSSSPPNGDSINKDPKLCTKSPRKRLSSTLQETQVPPVKKPIVEQLSAATIEGQKQGSVKKDQKVPHSGKTEGSTAGAQIPSKVSVNVNSHIGANQPLNSSALVISDSALEQQITPSSSPDIKVKLEGSVFLLDSDSKSVGSFNPNGWQQITKDSEFISASCEQQQDISVMTIPEHSDINDLEKSVWELEGMPQDTYSQQLHSQIQESSLNQIQAHSSDQLPLQSELKEFEPSVSQTNESYFPFDDELTQDSIVEELVLMEQQMSMNNSHSYGNCLGMALQSQSVTPGAPMSSHTSSTHFYHPIHSNGTPIHTPTPTPTPTPTPTPTPTPTSEMIAGSQSMSRESPCSRLAQTTPVDSALGSSRHTPIGTPHSNCSSSVPPSPVECRNPFAFTPISSSMAYHDASIVSSSPVKPMQRPMATHPDKTKLEWMNNGYSGVGNSSVSGHGILPSYQELVEDRFRKPHAFAVPGQSYQSQSRHHDTHFGRLTPVSPVQHQGATVNNTNKQEGFAVPAPLDNKGTNSSASSNFRCRSVSPAVHRQRNLSGSTLYPVSNIPRSNVTPFGSPVTPEVHVFTNVHTDACANNIAQRSQSVPLTVMMQTAFPNALQKQANSKKITNVLLSKLDSDNDDAVRGLGMNNLPSNYTARMNLTQILEPSTVFPSANPQNMIDSSTSVYEFQTPSYLTKSNSTDQINFSPGDNQAQSEIGEQQLDFNSTVKDLLSGDSLQTNQQLVGQVASDLTNTASDFSSDIRLSSELSGSINDLNTLDPNLLFDPGRQQGQDDEATLEELKNDPLFQQICSESMNSMTSSGFEWIESKDHPTVEMLG; encoded by the exons GAGCTATTGTGACAATCTTGGTTACCATCCATTAAGTGCTGCTGATTTTGGAAAGATCATGAAAAACGTCTTTCCAAACATGAAGGCACGTCGTTTGGGCACAAGAGGCAAATCTAAATAT TGCTACAGTGGACTAAGAAAAAAAGCTTTTGTTCATATGCCAACACTGCCCAACCTTGACTTTCACAAAACTGGAGATGGG TTGGAAGGAGCTGAACCTTCTGGGCAGCTTCAAAATATTGATGAAGAAGTTATCTCTTCTGCTTGCCGTCTTGTGTGTGAGTGGGCCCAGAAAGTGTTAAGCCAACCATTTGACACCGTCTTGGAATTAGCCCGCTTCCTTGTAAAAAGTCACTATATAGGCACCAAGTCAATGGCAGCTCTAACTGTAATGGCAGCAGCACCAGCAG gAATGAAAGGAATTACCCAGCCTTCTGCTTTTATACCTACAGCTGAAAGTAATTCCTTTCAGCCTCAGGTGAAGACTTTGCCATCTCCAATTGATGCTAAACAGCAGTTGCAACGGAAAATCCAGAAGAAGCAGCAAGAACAGAAACTACAATCCCCTTTGCCAGGAGAATCTGCAGCAAAAAAGTCAGAAAGTGCTACAAGCAATGGAGTGACTAATCTTCCTAATGGAAATCCTTCAATCCTTTCTCCTCAACCTATTGGTATCGTTGTGGCAGCTGTCCCTAGTCCCATTCCG GTCCAGCGGACTAGGCAATTGGTAACTTCACCGAGTCCAATGAGTTCTTCTGACGGCAAAGTTCTTCCCCTCAATGTACAGGTGGTCACTCAGCACATGCAGTCTGTGAAACAGGCACCAAAGACTCCCCAGAACGTTCCAGCCAGTCCTGGTGGGGATCGTTCTGCCCGGCACCGTTACCCTCAGATCTTACCCAAACCAGCGAACACCAGTGCACTCACCATTCGCTCTCCAACTACTGTCCTCTTTACTAGTAGTCCCATCAAAACTGCTGTTGTACCCGCTTCACACATGAGTTCTCTAAATGTGGTGAAAATGACAACAATATCCCTCACACCCAGCAACAGTAACACCCCTCTTAAACATTCTGCCTCAGTCAGCAGTGCTGCAGGAACAACAGAAGAATCAAGGAGTGTTCCACAGATCAAGAACGGTTCTGTCGTGTCACTTCAGTCTCCTGGGTCCAGGACCAGCAGTGCGGGGGGAACATCTGCTGTGGAAGTCAAAGTGGAACCCGAAACATCATCAGATGAGCATCCTGTACAGTGCCAAGAGAACTCTGATGAGGCTAAAGCTCCCCAGACACCTAGTGCCCTTTTGGGGCAGAAAAGTAATACAGACGGAGCACTGCAGAAACCTTCAAATGAAGGtgtcattgaaataaaagcaactAAGGTCTGTGACCAGAGGACCAAATGTAAAAGTCGCTGTAATGAAATGCTGCCAGGCACGTCAACAGGCAATAATCAAAGCACTATCACTCTATCAGTTGCTTCTCAGAACTTAACTTTCACCAGCAGCAGCTCACCACCTAATGGTGACTCAATCAATAAAGACCCTAAATTATGCACTAAAAGCCCAAGAAAACGACTGTCTTCTACATTGCAAGAGACCCAGGTGCCTCCTGTAAAGAAACCAATTGTGGAACAGCTTTCAGCAGCTACCATAGAAGGGCAGAAACAAGGCAGTGTTAAGAAGGACCAAAAGGTTCCACATTCAGGGAAAACAGAAGGTTCAACAGCAGGTGCTCAGATTCCTAGCAAGGTATCAGTAAATGTCAATTCACACATAGGAGCAAATCAACCCTTGAATTCCTCTGCCCTTGTTATCAGTGATTCAGCTTTGGAACAGCAAATAACCCCATCATCATCTCCAGATATAAAAGTAAAACTTGAAGGAAGTGTCTTTCTGTTGGACAGTGATTCAAAGTCAGTTGGCAGCTTTAATCCAAATGGATGGCAACAAATCACTAAAGATTCTGAGTTTATATCTGCCAGCTGTGAACAACAGCAAGATATCAGTGTTATGACAATTCCTGAGCACTCTGATATCAATGACTTAGAGAAATCTGTTTGGGAATTAGAAGGAATGCCACAGGACACATATAGCCAGCAGCTACATAGCCAGATACAGGAATCTTCTTTAAATCAAATACAAGCACATTCTTCAGATCAGTTACCTCTGCAATCTGAACTGAAGGAGTTTGAGCCTTCTGTTTCCCAGACAAATGAAAGCTACTTTCCTTTTGATGATGAACTTACACAAGATAGCATTGTGGAAGAGCTGGTGCTTATGGAGCAGCAAATGTCAATGAACAATTCTCATTCTTACGGCAACTGTTTGGGAATGGCCCTTCAGAGTCAGTCAGTAACTCCAGGAGCTCCAATGTCATCTCACACCTCCAGCACCCACTTCTATCATCCAATCCACAGCAATGGCACTCCAatccacacacccacacccacacccacacccactcctactccaaccccaaccccaaccccaacatcTGAAATGATTGCTGGATCTCAGAGTATGTCACGGGAGAGCCCTTGCTCCAGGCTAGCCCAGACTACACCTGTGGATAGTGCTTTAGGAAGTAGCCGACATACACCCATTGGTACTCCACATTCTAACTGCAGCAGTAGTGTCCCCCCTAGCCCTGTTGAATGCAGGAATCCATTTGCATTCACTCCAATAAGCTCCAGTATGGCATATCATGACGCCAGCATTGTCTCAAGTAGTCCTGTGAAACCGATGCAAAGACCCATGGCCACACACCCTGACAAAACCAAGCTTGAATGGATGAATAATGGGTATAGTGGGGTTGGTAATTCATCAGTTTCTGGCCATGGTATTCTCCCAAGCTATCAGGAACTAGTGGAAGACCGTTTCAGAAAACCTCATGCTTTTGCTGTGCCTGGACAGTCTTATCAGTCTCAATCCAGACATCATGACACTCATTTTGGTCGTTTGACTCCTGTCTCTCCTGTGCAGCATCAAGGTGCCACTGTAAATAACACCAACAAACAGGAGGGTTTTGCAGTCCCTGCCCCTCTTGATAATAAAGGAACTAATTCATCTGCCAGCAGCAACTTCAGATGCCGGAGTGTGAGCCCTGCTGTTCATCGCCAACGTAATCTTAGTGGAAGCACCCTCTATCCAGTATCTAATATCCCACGATCTAATGTGACCCCCTTTGGAAGTCCAGTTACCCCAGAAGTTCATGTTTTCACAAATGTTCACACAGACGCATGTGCCAACAACATAGCTCAAAGAAGCCAATCAGTTCCATTGACAGTCATGATGCAGACAGCCTTCCCAAACGCTCTTCAGAAGCAAGCAAACAGTAAAAAAATAACCAATGTTTTGTTGAGTAAACTTGATTCCGACAATGATGATGCAGTGAGAGGTTTGGGAATGAACAACCTGCCCTCTAATTATACAGCCCGGATGAATCTCACTCAGATTTTGGAACCTTCCACTGTTTTTCCTAGTGCCAACCCACAAAATATGATCGATTCCAGCACTTCTGTTTATGAGTTCCAAACACCATCTTACCTCACCAAAAGTAATAGCACCGATCAGATCAATTTTTCTCCTGGAGATAATCAAGCACAATCAGAAATTGGAGAGCAACAATTAGATTTCAATAGCACTGTTAAAGACCTGTTGAGTGGAGACAGCTTGCAAACCAACCAGCAGCTGGTAGGTCAGGTAGCATCTGATCTCACTAATACTGCATCTGATTTCTCTAGCGATATCAGGTTGTCTTCCGAGCTCTCAGGCAGCATCAATGATTTGAACACTTTAGACCCAAATCTACTGTTTGATCCAGGTCGTCAGCAGGGACAAGATGATGAAGCTACACTGGAAGAATTAAAGAATGACCCATTATTTCAACAAATTTGCAGTGAATCCATGAATTCTATGACTTCATCAGGTTTTGAATGGATAGAAAGCAAGGACCATCCTACTGTTGAAATGTTGGGTTAA